The following proteins are co-located in the Tachysurus vachellii isolate PV-2020 chromosome 19, HZAU_Pvac_v1, whole genome shotgun sequence genome:
- the c19h1orf52 gene encoding UPF0690 protein C1orf52 homolog: MSDEEKASGEGRNFFISYSDSSSSSDSSDEEQKTSQTSQKKLKLDLKQRSDGAAAPLPKPDELFRSVSKPAFLYNPLNKQIDWESRIVKAPEEPPKQFKVWKSNAVPPPQSYEVKEKKGPPPGMDMAIKWSSVYEDNGDDAPHRQAEQARFLPDDELVHSDDDDDDDDEKKSISAKKRRVETFQQKEKRKRDLGQATSDKNFVEEEKRILRQCVE; encoded by the exons ATGTCTGACGAGGAGAAGGCGAGCGGTGAAGGCAGGAACTTCTTCATTAGTTACAgcgacagcagcagcagcagcgactCGAGTGACGAGGAGCagaaaacatcacaaacatcACAGAAGAAGCTGAAACTCGACCTGAAACAGAGGTCTGATGGCGCAGCGGCTCCGTTACCCAAACCGGACGAGCTGTTTAGATCCGTGTCCAAACCCGCTTTCCTTTACAACCCTCTGAATAAACAGATCGACTGGGAAAGCCGCATTGTTAAAGCTCCTgaagag CCTCCTAAACAGTTCAAGGTGTGGAAGAGCAACGCGGTGCCTCCTCCTCAGAGCTACgaggtgaaggagaagaaggggCCACCTCCAGGTATGGACATGGCCATAAAGTGGTCCAGCGTGTACGAGGACAACGGAGACGACGCTCCTCACAGACAAGCAGAGCAAGCTCGGTTCCTCCCTGACGACGAGCTGGTGCATTCTG atgacgacgacgacgatgacGATGAGAAGAAGTCGATATCGGCTAAGAAGCGCAGAGTGGAGACTTTCCAGCAGAAGGAGAAGAGGAAGCGAGATCTGGGCCAAGCCACTTCTGATAAGAACTTTGTGGAGGAGGAAAAGAGGATCTTGAGGCAGTGCGTAGAGTGA
- the ddah1 gene encoding N(G),N(G)-dimethylarginine dimethylaminohydrolase 1 isoform X2, with amino-acid sequence MKNALMKLGLNIVEMTDESATLDGGDVLFTGQEFFVGLSKRTNQRGAEILADTFKDYAVSTVPVKDGLHLKSFCSMAGPGLIAIGSSESAQKALKTMQQMSDHKYDKLTLPDDAAANCVYMNLPSKGHVLLHCTPEEYPESAKVFEKLKEHMLIPVPNVEGAKVDGALTCCSVLISKPAEV; translated from the exons ATGAAGAATGCCTTGATGAAGCTTGGCCTGAACATTGTGGAGATGACTGACGAATCGGCTACGCTGGACGGAGGAGACGTTCTTTTTACAG GTCAAGAGTTCTTCGTGGGCTTGTCAAAAAGAACCAATCAGCGAGGGGCAGAGATCCTAGCAGATACATTTAAG GACTACGCCGTATCCACTGTTCCAGTAAAGGACGGCCTGCACCTGAAGAGCTTCTGCAGTATGGCAGGTCCAGGACTTATTGCTATTGGTTCCAGTGAATCAGCCCAGAAAGCCTTAAAG ACGATGCAGCAGATGAGCGATCATAAATACGATAAACTTACACTACCTGATGATGCTGCTGCTAACTGTGTGTACATGAATCTGCCCAGTAAAGGACACGTCCTGCTGCACTGCACACCGGAGGAGTACCCTGAGAGTGctaag GTGTTTGAGAAGCTGAAGGAGCACATGCTCATCCCGGTTCCCAACGTGGAGGGAGCGAAGGTGGACGGAGCGCTCACCTGCTGCTCGGTTCTCATCAGTAAACCAGCCGAGGTCTAA